One Agrococcus jenensis genomic region harbors:
- the pgl gene encoding 6-phosphogluconolactonase → MRAIVEGDRVALVAATAERLTSLIAELIAERGGAVIALTGGSVGIELLSALADRDIDWEHVVVTWSDERFVEADSSDRNARQAREALLDRVPIPAGSVLELPAADGASLDAAAAAATELLAGVGVIDLTLLGMGPDAHVASLFPGLPGVRDTGSRVIAVRDSPKPPPERLSFTLEAINASDRVWLIVAGADKADAVALAASGASADEAPAGAVHGRLETLMLLDEDAAARL, encoded by the coding sequence ATGCGCGCCATCGTCGAGGGCGACCGCGTCGCGCTCGTCGCCGCGACGGCCGAGCGCCTGACGTCGCTGATCGCCGAGCTGATCGCGGAGCGCGGCGGCGCGGTCATCGCGCTCACCGGCGGCAGCGTCGGCATCGAGCTGCTGAGCGCGCTCGCCGACCGCGACATCGACTGGGAGCACGTCGTCGTCACCTGGAGCGACGAGCGCTTCGTCGAGGCGGACTCGTCGGACCGCAACGCGCGCCAGGCGCGGGAGGCGCTGCTCGACCGGGTGCCGATCCCCGCGGGCAGCGTGCTCGAGCTGCCGGCTGCCGACGGAGCGTCGCTCGACGCGGCGGCCGCGGCGGCCACCGAGCTGCTGGCCGGCGTGGGCGTCATCGACCTCACGCTCCTCGGCATGGGGCCCGACGCGCACGTCGCCTCGCTCTTCCCCGGCCTGCCGGGCGTGCGCGACACCGGCAGCCGGGTGATCGCCGTGCGGGACTCGCCCAAGCCGCCGCCGGAGCGGCTCAGCTTCACGCTCGAGGCGATCAACGCCTCCGACCGGGTCTGGCTCATCGTCGCCGGTGCCGACAAGGCGGACGCCGTCGCGCTCGCCGCGAGCGGCGCGAGCGCCGACGAGGCGCCGGCCGGCGCGGTGCACGGCCGGCTCGAGACGCTCATGCTGCTCGACGAGGACGCGGCCGCCCGCCTGTAG
- a CDS encoding RNA polymerase-binding protein RbpA, producing the protein MASGGSAIRGSRVGAGPMGEQDRGFHAERVAISYWDAMGNETVRYFAADLPEDEIPEVIDSPSTGLPAGRDKENPPQVAKNEPYKTHLAYVKERRTPEEAVSLLDEALQKLRSSEGRG; encoded by the coding sequence ATGGCGTCCGGCGGCAGTGCGATCCGTGGCTCCCGCGTCGGCGCGGGCCCCATGGGCGAGCAGGACCGAGGCTTCCACGCCGAGCGCGTGGCCATCTCCTACTGGGACGCGATGGGCAACGAGACGGTGCGCTACTTCGCGGCCGACCTCCCCGAGGACGAGATCCCCGAGGTGATCGACTCCCCGTCGACCGGCCTGCCCGCGGGTCGCGACAAGGAGAACCCGCCCCAGGTGGCGAAGAACGAGCCGTACAAGACGCACCTCGCGTACGTGAAGGAGCGCCGCACCCCCGAGGAGGCGGTCTCGCTCCTCGACGAGGCGCTGCAGAAGCTGCGCTCGTCAGAAGGCCGTGGCTGA
- the secG gene encoding preprotein translocase subunit SecG gives MEILQIIMQVILGVTSVLLTLFILLHKGRGGGLSDMFGGGVGSSLGSSGVAERNLNTITVVVSLAWLSSIVVLGLITKFAGI, from the coding sequence GTGGAGATTCTCCAGATCATCATGCAGGTGATCCTCGGCGTCACATCCGTGCTGCTGACGCTGTTCATCCTGCTGCACAAGGGGCGCGGCGGCGGCCTGTCCGACATGTTCGGCGGCGGCGTCGGCTCGTCGCTCGGCTCGTCGGGCGTCGCTGAGCGCAACCTCAACACGATCACGGTCGTCGTCAGCCTCGCGTGGCTCTCGTCGATCGTCGTGCTCGGCCTCATCACCAAGTTCGCGGGCATCTGA
- the tpiA gene encoding triose-phosphate isomerase: protein MANRIPLIAGNWKLHQDHLQAIALVQKLAWTLQDAKHDHAAVEVAVFPPFTDLRSVQTLISAERFELRFGAQDVSEHDSGAHTGEVSAAMLAKLECSYAIVGHSERRQHHGETDAIVGRKAAAALRHGVTPVICVGETAEDLEQHGASAVPVQQLRDVLAELPASGDIVVAYEPVWAIGSGQAATAEQAQQVCQALRQAIAEVRGDEAAAATRILYGGSVKSGNIAGFMREPDVDGALVGGASLDAAEFAAISRFQQHVGT from the coding sequence ATGGCGAACCGCATCCCGCTGATCGCGGGCAACTGGAAGCTGCACCAGGACCATCTGCAGGCGATCGCGCTCGTGCAGAAGCTCGCGTGGACGCTGCAGGACGCGAAGCACGACCACGCGGCGGTCGAGGTCGCGGTGTTCCCGCCCTTCACCGACCTCCGCAGCGTGCAGACGCTCATCTCGGCGGAGCGCTTCGAGCTCCGCTTCGGCGCGCAGGACGTGTCGGAGCACGACTCGGGCGCGCACACCGGCGAGGTGTCGGCCGCGATGCTCGCGAAGCTCGAGTGCTCGTACGCGATCGTCGGCCACTCCGAGCGCCGGCAGCACCACGGCGAGACCGATGCGATCGTCGGCCGCAAGGCCGCCGCCGCGCTCCGCCACGGCGTGACCCCGGTCATCTGCGTCGGCGAGACGGCGGAGGACCTCGAGCAGCACGGCGCCTCGGCGGTGCCCGTCCAGCAGCTGCGCGACGTGCTCGCAGAGCTGCCGGCCTCCGGCGACATCGTCGTCGCGTACGAGCCCGTCTGGGCGATCGGCTCCGGCCAGGCCGCCACGGCCGAGCAGGCGCAGCAGGTGTGCCAGGCGCTGCGGCAGGCGATCGCGGAGGTCCGCGGCGACGAGGCAGCGGCCGCGACGCGCATCCTCTACGGCGGCAGCGTGAAGTCGGGCAACATCGCCGGCTTCATGCGCGAGCCCGACGTCGACGGCGCGCTCGTCGGCGGCGCGAGCCTCGACGCGGCGGAGTTCGCGGCGATCAGCCGGTTCCAGCAGCACGTCGGCACCTGA
- a CDS encoding phosphoglycerate kinase → MAIRTLDSLGDLSGRTVLIRCDFNVPLQDGVIADEGRIVASLPTLRALLQQGAKVVAMSHLGRPKGAPEAKYSLAPVARRLGELLDAEVAFAADTVGEDAHRVRIALRDGQLALLENLRFDPRETSDDAAERASFAAELAAGADAFVSDGFGVVHRAQASVVEIAQVLPSAAGLLVERELEVLSRLTETPERPYAVVLGGSKVSDKLGVIEHLLPRVDRLLIGGGMLFTFLKAQGHEVASSLLEADQLDRVRGYLAQAEELGVDLLLPTDVVVASAFAADAEHETVAADAIAGSRFGDAGIGLDIGPDSAAAFAEAIRGARTVFWNGPMGVFEMEAFAAGTKAVAQALTEVDGLAVVGGGDSAAAVRQLGFDDSAFGHISTGGGASLEFLEGAALPGLEALGWEGR, encoded by the coding sequence ATGGCGATCCGCACGCTCGACTCCCTCGGCGACCTCTCCGGCCGCACCGTCCTGATCCGCTGCGACTTCAACGTGCCGCTGCAGGACGGCGTGATCGCCGACGAGGGCCGCATCGTCGCGTCGCTGCCCACCCTTCGGGCCCTGCTCCAGCAGGGCGCGAAGGTGGTGGCGATGTCGCACCTCGGCCGCCCCAAGGGCGCGCCGGAGGCGAAGTACTCGCTCGCCCCCGTCGCCCGACGGCTCGGCGAGCTGCTCGACGCGGAGGTCGCGTTCGCGGCCGACACGGTGGGGGAGGACGCTCACCGCGTGCGGATCGCCCTGCGGGACGGGCAGCTCGCGCTGCTCGAGAACCTGCGCTTCGACCCCCGCGAGACGAGCGACGACGCGGCCGAGCGCGCCTCGTTCGCCGCCGAGCTCGCCGCGGGGGCCGACGCGTTCGTCTCGGACGGCTTCGGCGTCGTCCACCGCGCGCAGGCGAGCGTCGTCGAGATCGCGCAGGTGCTCCCGAGCGCCGCCGGCCTGCTCGTCGAGCGCGAGCTCGAGGTGCTGTCGCGGCTCACCGAGACCCCGGAGCGTCCGTACGCGGTCGTGCTCGGCGGCTCGAAGGTGAGCGACAAGCTCGGCGTCATCGAGCACCTGCTGCCGCGCGTCGACCGCCTGCTCATCGGCGGCGGCATGCTCTTCACGTTCCTGAAGGCGCAGGGCCACGAGGTCGCCTCGAGCCTGCTCGAGGCCGACCAGCTCGATCGCGTGCGGGGCTACCTCGCGCAGGCCGAGGAGCTCGGCGTCGACCTGCTGCTGCCGACCGACGTCGTCGTCGCATCCGCGTTCGCCGCGGACGCCGAGCACGAGACGGTCGCGGCCGACGCGATCGCGGGCTCGCGCTTCGGCGACGCCGGCATCGGCCTCGACATCGGTCCCGACTCGGCCGCCGCGTTCGCGGAGGCCATCCGCGGCGCCCGCACCGTCTTCTGGAACGGCCCGATGGGCGTGTTCGAGATGGAGGCCTTCGCGGCCGGCACGAAGGCCGTCGCGCAGGCGCTCACCGAGGTCGACGGCCTCGCCGTCGTCGGCGGCGGCGACTCCGCCGCGGCCGTGCGCCAGCTCGGCTTCGACGACAGCGCCTTCGGGCACATCTCGACCGGTGGCGGCGCGAGCCTCGAGTTCCTCGAGGGCGCGGCGCTGCCGGGACTGGAAGCACTGGGTTGGGAAGGACGATGA
- the gap gene encoding type I glyceraldehyde-3-phosphate dehydrogenase: MTLKVAINGFGRIGRNFVRAALAQGADIDVVAVNDLTDNKTLAHLLKYDSVAGVLGAEVAADEGSIRVGDDQFRGFAERDPSKLPWGDLDVDVVIESTGRFTKVEDASAHLTAGAKKVILSAPAKGPAPTFVMGVNHDQYDPENDHVISNASCTTNCLAPLAKVFHESFGIERGLMTTIHAYTADQNLQDGPHEDLRRARAAALSIIPTSTGAAKAIGLVLPELNGLLDGYALRVPVPTGSITDLTVQTRDGLTVDEINAAYRAAAESGPLKGYLQYTDEPIVSSDIVGNSFSSIYDSGLTKVMGDQVKISSWYDNEWGYSCRLVDLAALVGSKL; encoded by the coding sequence ATGACTCTGAAGGTCGCCATCAACGGCTTCGGCCGCATCGGCCGCAACTTCGTCCGCGCAGCGCTTGCCCAGGGCGCTGACATCGACGTCGTCGCGGTCAACGATCTCACCGACAACAAGACCCTCGCCCACCTGCTCAAGTACGACTCGGTCGCCGGCGTGCTCGGCGCCGAGGTGGCAGCCGACGAGGGCTCGATCCGGGTCGGCGACGACCAGTTCCGCGGCTTCGCCGAGCGCGACCCCTCGAAGCTCCCGTGGGGCGACCTCGACGTCGACGTCGTGATCGAGTCGACCGGCCGCTTCACCAAGGTGGAGGACGCCTCGGCGCACCTCACCGCCGGCGCGAAGAAGGTCATCCTCTCGGCGCCCGCGAAGGGCCCGGCGCCCACGTTCGTGATGGGCGTGAACCACGACCAGTACGACCCCGAGAACGACCACGTCATCTCGAACGCCTCGTGCACGACGAACTGCCTCGCGCCGCTCGCCAAGGTCTTCCACGAGTCGTTCGGCATCGAGCGCGGCCTCATGACCACGATCCACGCCTACACGGCCGACCAGAACCTCCAGGACGGCCCGCACGAGGACCTCCGCCGCGCCCGCGCGGCCGCGCTGTCGATCATCCCGACGTCGACCGGCGCCGCGAAGGCCATCGGCCTCGTGCTGCCCGAGCTCAACGGCCTGCTCGACGGCTACGCGCTGCGCGTGCCGGTCCCGACCGGCTCGATCACCGACCTGACGGTGCAGACGCGCGACGGCCTCACGGTCGACGAGATCAACGCGGCCTACCGCGCCGCCGCCGAGTCGGGTCCGCTCAAGGGCTACCTGCAGTACACCGACGAGCCGATCGTCTCGTCGGACATCGTCGGCAACTCGTTCTCGTCGATCTACGACTCCGGCCTCACCAAGGTGATGGGCGACCAGGTCAAGATCTCGAGCTGGTACGACAACGAGTGGGGCTACTCCTGCCGCCTGGTCGACCTCGCGGCACTCGTGGGCTCGAAGCTCTGA
- a CDS encoding superoxide dismutase, with protein MAVYTLPELPYDYAALEPHISAKIMELHHDKHHKTYVDGANTALEKLEAARDADDFGAVNKLEKDLAFHLGGHTNHTVFWNNLSGDGGGEPEGELQAAIGEFFGGFGKFQSHFSQNATAIQGSGWSVLAWDSVGSRLNIFQLFDQQGNIPVGTHPILMLDMWEHAFYLDYLNVKADYVKAFWNIVNWQDAQARFDAAKAQTSGLILR; from the coding sequence ATGGCCGTCTACACCCTTCCGGAGCTGCCGTACGACTACGCGGCGCTCGAGCCCCACATCTCCGCGAAGATCATGGAGCTCCACCACGACAAGCACCACAAGACGTACGTCGACGGCGCGAACACCGCGCTCGAGAAGCTCGAGGCCGCGCGCGACGCCGACGACTTCGGCGCCGTGAACAAGCTCGAGAAGGACCTCGCGTTCCACCTCGGCGGCCACACGAACCACACCGTCTTCTGGAACAACCTGTCGGGCGACGGCGGCGGTGAGCCCGAGGGCGAGCTGCAGGCCGCGATCGGCGAGTTCTTCGGCGGCTTCGGCAAGTTCCAGAGCCACTTCAGCCAGAACGCCACGGCCATCCAGGGCTCCGGCTGGTCGGTGCTCGCCTGGGACTCGGTCGGCTCGCGGCTGAACATCTTCCAGCTGTTCGACCAGCAGGGCAACATCCCGGTGGGCACGCACCCCATCCTCATGCTCGACATGTGGGAGCACGCCTTCTACCTCGACTACCTCAACGTCAAGGCGGACTACGTCAAGGCGTTCTGGAACATCGTCAACTGGCAGGATGCGCAGGCACGCTTCGACGCGGCCAAGGCCCAGACCTCCGGCCTCATCCTCCGCTGA
- the whiA gene encoding DNA-binding protein WhiA: MTLTDDVKEELARVRVTRPQTKAAEVATLLRFAGGLHVISSRVAVESELDSAAVARRLAKSILELYGVRAEIAKISSSSNRTSGAYLVRVIAEGETLARQTGLMDARRRPVRGLPNKVTTGSLEDLAGIWRGAFLAQGTLSDPGRSAALEVACPGNEAAMALVGAAGRLGVPAKSREVRGAHRVVIREGEPISRMLTTMGAHETVQAWAELRQRREVRATANRLVNFDDANLRRSAQAAVAACARIERALEILADDVPEHLSYAGRLRLEHRDASLDELGHLANPTMTKDAVAGRIRRLLAMADRAAQDRGIPDTEAAVPDDIDD, encoded by the coding sequence GTGACACTGACCGACGACGTCAAGGAGGAGCTCGCGCGCGTGCGCGTGACGCGACCCCAGACGAAGGCGGCGGAGGTCGCGACGCTGCTGCGCTTCGCCGGCGGCCTGCACGTGATCTCGAGCCGCGTGGCGGTCGAGAGCGAGCTCGACTCCGCCGCGGTGGCGCGCCGGCTCGCCAAGAGCATCCTGGAGCTGTACGGCGTGCGCGCCGAGATCGCGAAGATCTCGTCGTCGTCGAACCGCACCTCCGGCGCCTACCTCGTGCGCGTGATCGCCGAGGGCGAGACCCTCGCCCGCCAGACCGGGCTCATGGATGCGCGACGCCGCCCGGTGCGCGGGCTGCCGAACAAGGTGACGACGGGCTCGCTCGAGGACCTCGCCGGCATCTGGCGCGGCGCGTTCCTCGCGCAGGGCACGCTCTCCGACCCGGGCCGCTCCGCGGCGCTCGAGGTCGCCTGCCCCGGCAACGAGGCCGCGATGGCGCTCGTCGGCGCGGCCGGCCGCCTCGGCGTCCCCGCGAAGTCGCGCGAGGTGCGCGGTGCGCACCGCGTCGTGATCCGCGAGGGCGAGCCGATCTCGCGCATGCTCACGACGATGGGCGCGCACGAGACGGTGCAGGCGTGGGCCGAGCTGCGCCAGCGCCGCGAGGTGCGCGCGACGGCGAACCGTCTCGTGAACTTCGACGACGCGAACCTGCGCCGCAGCGCCCAGGCAGCGGTCGCGGCCTGCGCCCGCATCGAGCGCGCGCTCGAGATCCTCGCCGACGACGTGCCCGAGCACCTGTCCTACGCGGGCAGGCTGCGGCTCGAGCACCGCGACGCGAGCCTCGACGAGCTCGGCCACCTCGCGAACCCGACGATGACGAAGGACGCGGTGGCCGGACGCATCCGCCGCCTGCTCGCGATGGCCGATCGGGCCGCCCAGGATCGCGGCATCCCCGACACCGAGGCAGCCGTCCCGGACGACATCGACGACTGA
- the uvrC gene encoding excinuclease ABC subunit UvrC produces the protein MSAGRTSRTVPYKPAPGTIPTAPGVYRFRDEHERVLYVGKAKNLRQRLSNYFQPLEALHERTRRMVLTAVRVEWTIVASEFEALQLEFTWIKEYEPPFNVQFRDDKSYPYLAVTMGDDVPRALITRNRGIRGARYFGPYTKVWAIRETLDLLLKAFPMRSCSQSIYDRAERTGRPCLLGDIGKCSAPCVGRVTLAEHRATANDLVGFMNGGDQDFVDRVRDEMQRASARLEFERAARLRDQLVALESVLERTSVVLSDRVDADVLGLVHDELSAAVHLFVVRGGRIRGTKSWVVDTEIDLTEGELATQVLRIAYDGGDPPAREVLLPKQPDSVAEVEAWLTDRRADHGLSGRVAVRVPQRGEKRRLADSAAVNAAHALQVSRTKRTSDYVTRSQALADLQEALGMAEAPLRIECFDVSHLGGTGVVASMVVFEDGLPRKDQYRRFAIAQTTDDTDSIYQVMTRRARYLVDGDPDDTGSRFAYAPQLLLVDGGRPQVQAAKRALDEAGVRGVALAGIAKRLEELWLPGEEFPVILPRSSEALYLVQRLRDEAHRVAIGYQRQKRSSAIESQLSGIPGLGPNRVRALLKHFGSAKRVREASPEQLREVAGVGPALALTIARALAGEPSGADTMEGAAQRQEPEA, from the coding sequence ATGAGCGCGGGGCGCACCTCCCGCACGGTGCCGTACAAGCCCGCGCCGGGCACCATCCCGACCGCGCCGGGCGTGTACCGCTTCCGCGACGAGCACGAGCGCGTGCTCTACGTCGGCAAGGCGAAGAACCTGCGCCAGCGGCTCTCGAACTACTTCCAGCCGCTCGAGGCGCTGCACGAGCGCACCCGCCGGATGGTGCTCACCGCGGTGCGCGTCGAGTGGACGATCGTCGCGAGCGAGTTCGAGGCGCTGCAGCTCGAGTTCACCTGGATCAAGGAGTACGAGCCGCCGTTCAACGTGCAGTTCCGGGACGACAAGTCGTACCCGTACCTCGCGGTGACGATGGGCGACGACGTGCCCCGCGCGCTCATCACGCGCAACCGCGGCATCCGCGGCGCGCGCTACTTCGGTCCGTACACGAAGGTCTGGGCGATCCGCGAGACGCTCGACCTGCTGCTCAAGGCGTTCCCGATGCGCTCGTGCAGCCAGTCGATCTACGACCGCGCCGAGCGCACCGGCAGGCCGTGCCTGCTCGGCGACATCGGCAAGTGCTCGGCGCCGTGCGTCGGCCGGGTCACGCTCGCCGAGCACCGCGCGACCGCGAACGACCTCGTCGGCTTCATGAACGGCGGCGACCAGGACTTCGTCGACCGCGTGCGCGACGAGATGCAGCGCGCGAGCGCCCGGCTCGAGTTCGAGCGCGCCGCGCGCCTGCGCGACCAGCTCGTCGCCCTCGAGTCGGTGCTCGAGCGCACGAGCGTCGTGCTGTCGGACCGCGTCGACGCCGACGTGCTCGGGCTCGTGCACGACGAGCTCAGCGCGGCGGTGCACCTGTTCGTCGTGCGCGGCGGCCGCATCCGCGGCACGAAGTCGTGGGTCGTCGACACCGAGATCGACCTCACCGAGGGCGAGCTCGCGACCCAGGTGCTGCGCATCGCCTACGACGGCGGCGACCCGCCCGCGCGGGAGGTGCTGCTGCCCAAGCAGCCCGACAGCGTCGCCGAGGTGGAGGCGTGGCTCACCGACCGGCGCGCCGACCACGGCCTGAGCGGCCGCGTCGCGGTGCGGGTGCCGCAGCGGGGCGAGAAGCGGCGCCTCGCCGACTCCGCCGCCGTGAACGCTGCGCACGCGCTGCAGGTGTCGCGCACCAAGCGCACGAGCGACTACGTCACCCGCTCGCAGGCGCTCGCCGACCTGCAGGAGGCGCTCGGCATGGCCGAGGCGCCGCTGCGCATCGAGTGCTTCGACGTCTCGCACCTCGGCGGCACCGGGGTGGTCGCCTCGATGGTCGTGTTCGAGGACGGGCTGCCGCGCAAGGACCAGTACCGGCGCTTCGCGATCGCCCAGACGACCGACGACACCGACTCGATCTACCAGGTGATGACGCGCAGGGCGCGCTACCTCGTCGACGGCGACCCCGACGACACCGGCTCGCGCTTCGCCTACGCGCCGCAGCTGCTGCTCGTCGACGGCGGCCGGCCGCAGGTGCAGGCCGCCAAGCGCGCGCTCGACGAGGCGGGGGTGCGCGGCGTCGCGCTCGCCGGCATCGCGAAGCGCCTCGAGGAGCTGTGGCTGCCCGGCGAGGAGTTCCCGGTGATCCTGCCGCGCTCGAGCGAGGCGCTCTACCTCGTGCAGCGGCTGCGCGACGAGGCGCACCGGGTCGCGATCGGCTACCAGCGGCAGAAGCGCTCGAGCGCGATCGAGTCGCAGCTGAGCGGCATCCCGGGCCTCGGCCCGAACCGCGTGCGCGCGCTGCTCAAGCACTTCGGGTCCGCGAAGCGCGTGCGCGAGGCGAGCCCCGAGCAGCTGCGCGAGGTCGCAGGCGTCGGCCCTGCGCTCGCGCTGACGATCGCACGGGCCCTGGCTGGCGAGCCGAGCGGTGCCGATACGATGGAGGGAGCAGCCCAGCGACAGGAACCGGAAGCGTGA
- the uvrA gene encoding excinuclease ABC subunit UvrA — protein MTSTISNSAELHVRGAREHNLKDVDLRIPRDSLVVFTGLSGSGKSSLAFDTIFAEGQRRYVESLSAYARQFLGQVDRPDVDFIEGLSPAVSIDQKSTNRNPRSTVGTITEVHDYMRLLWARIGVPHCPVCGERIQRQTVQQIADELMELPERTRFQILAPVVQQKKGEFADLLRNLVATGYSRAIIDGELVQLAEAPALKKQLKHDISVVVDRLVAEPGMLSRLTDSLETALRLADGLVTIDYVDLDDDAEDRRRIFSEKLSCPNRHPVALTEIEPRTFSFNAPFGACPECNGIGTRMAADPDLVIADEALSIREGALLPWTQSGKGLYTYFERLLTGLASELQFSLDTPWQDLDPDARKVVLHGTDGNVMVQWRNRYGRQLKYASGYEGVMPYIQRKHAEADSDWVRSKHGEFLREVPCPECGGARLRPEVLSVLVHGSSIAHVSDLSLDAAHAFMRDLELDEREATIAAAVLREIRARLDFLIRVGLGYLSLSRAAATLSGGEAQRIRLATQIGAGLTGVLYVLDEPSIGLHQRDNRKLIGTLEALRDLGNTLIVVEHDEDTIRTADWVVDIGPGAGERGGEVVHSGSYESLLEHPTSLTGAYLSGRETIPTPSQRRAIDPDRMLRVEGARANNLQNVTVDFPLGVFVAVTGVSGSGKSTLVNDILHKVLANALNGARQVPAKHTRVTGLHHLDKVIHVDQGPIGRTPRSNPATYTGVFDKIRNLFADTAEAKARGYLAGRFSFNVKGGRCEACQGDGTLKIEMNFLPDVYVECEVCNGARYNRDTLSVHYKGKSIAEVLQMPIEEAAEFFAPISSIHRYLKTLVDVGLGYVRLGQSATTLSGGEAQRVKLATELQRRTSGRAIYVLDEPTTGLHFDDVRKLLEVLDGLVEKGNTVLTIEHSLDVIKSADWVIDLGPEGGSGGGTIVATGTPEELAEVPESYTGSFLKEMLGAGVR, from the coding sequence GTGACATCCACGATCTCGAACAGCGCAGAGCTGCACGTCCGCGGCGCCCGCGAGCACAACCTCAAGGACGTCGACCTGCGCATCCCGCGCGACTCCCTCGTGGTGTTCACGGGCCTGTCCGGATCGGGCAAGTCGTCGCTCGCGTTCGACACGATCTTCGCCGAGGGCCAGCGCCGCTACGTCGAGTCGCTCTCCGCCTACGCGCGCCAGTTCCTCGGCCAGGTCGACCGCCCCGACGTCGACTTCATCGAGGGCCTGAGTCCTGCCGTCTCGATCGACCAGAAGTCGACGAACCGCAACCCGCGCTCGACCGTCGGCACGATCACCGAGGTGCACGACTACATGCGCCTGCTGTGGGCGCGCATCGGCGTGCCGCACTGCCCGGTGTGCGGGGAGCGCATCCAGCGCCAGACCGTGCAGCAGATCGCCGACGAGCTCATGGAGCTGCCAGAGCGCACGCGCTTCCAGATCCTCGCGCCCGTCGTGCAGCAGAAGAAGGGCGAGTTCGCCGACCTGCTGCGCAACCTGGTGGCGACCGGCTACTCGCGCGCCATCATCGACGGCGAGCTCGTGCAGCTCGCCGAGGCGCCGGCGCTCAAGAAGCAGCTCAAGCACGACATCTCGGTCGTCGTCGACCGCCTGGTCGCCGAGCCCGGCATGCTCTCGCGCCTCACCGACTCGCTCGAGACCGCCCTGCGGCTCGCCGACGGGCTCGTGACGATCGACTACGTCGACCTCGACGACGACGCGGAGGACCGCCGGCGCATCTTCAGCGAGAAGCTCTCGTGCCCGAACCGGCACCCGGTCGCGCTCACCGAGATCGAGCCGCGCACCTTCTCGTTCAACGCCCCGTTCGGCGCGTGCCCCGAGTGCAACGGCATCGGCACCCGCATGGCGGCCGACCCCGACCTCGTGATCGCCGACGAGGCGCTCTCGATCCGCGAGGGCGCGCTGCTGCCCTGGACGCAGTCGGGCAAGGGGCTCTACACCTACTTCGAGCGGCTGCTCACGGGCCTCGCGAGCGAGCTGCAGTTCTCGCTCGACACCCCGTGGCAGGACCTCGACCCGGATGCGCGCAAGGTCGTGCTGCACGGCACCGACGGCAACGTCATGGTGCAGTGGCGCAACCGCTACGGCCGCCAGCTCAAGTACGCGTCCGGCTACGAGGGCGTCATGCCCTACATCCAGCGCAAGCACGCGGAGGCCGACAGCGACTGGGTGCGCTCGAAGCACGGCGAGTTCCTGCGCGAGGTGCCGTGCCCCGAGTGCGGCGGCGCGCGCCTGCGCCCCGAGGTGCTCAGCGTGCTCGTGCACGGCAGCTCGATCGCCCACGTCTCCGACCTCAGCCTCGACGCCGCGCACGCCTTCATGCGCGACCTCGAGCTCGACGAGCGGGAGGCGACGATCGCCGCTGCCGTGCTGCGCGAGATCCGCGCGCGCCTCGACTTCCTCATCCGCGTCGGCCTCGGGTACCTGTCGCTGTCGCGCGCGGCCGCGACGCTCTCGGGCGGCGAGGCGCAGCGCATCCGGCTCGCGACGCAGATCGGTGCGGGGCTCACCGGCGTGCTCTACGTGCTCGACGAGCCGTCGATCGGCCTCCACCAGCGCGACAACCGCAAGCTCATCGGCACGCTCGAGGCGCTCCGCGACCTCGGCAACACGCTCATCGTCGTCGAGCACGACGAGGACACGATCCGCACCGCCGACTGGGTCGTCGACATCGGCCCGGGGGCGGGGGAGCGCGGCGGCGAGGTCGTGCACTCCGGCAGCTACGAGTCGCTGCTCGAGCACCCGACGTCGCTCACCGGCGCCTACCTCTCGGGCCGCGAGACGATCCCGACGCCGTCGCAGCGCCGGGCGATCGACCCCGACCGGATGCTCCGGGTCGAGGGCGCGCGCGCCAACAACCTGCAGAACGTGACCGTCGACTTCCCGCTCGGCGTCTTCGTCGCGGTCACCGGCGTCTCCGGCTCCGGCAAGTCGACGCTCGTCAACGACATCCTGCACAAGGTGCTCGCGAACGCGCTCAACGGCGCCCGGCAGGTGCCGGCGAAGCACACGCGCGTCACCGGCCTCCACCACCTCGACAAGGTCATCCACGTCGACCAGGGGCCGATCGGGCGCACCCCGCGCTCGAACCCGGCGACCTACACCGGCGTGTTCGACAAGATCCGCAACCTGTTCGCCGACACCGCCGAGGCGAAGGCGCGCGGCTACCTCGCCGGGCGCTTCTCGTTCAACGTGAAGGGCGGTCGCTGCGAGGCCTGCCAGGGCGACGGCACGCTCAAGATCGAGATGAACTTCCTGCCCGACGTCTACGTCGAGTGCGAGGTGTGCAACGGCGCGCGCTACAACCGCGACACGCTCTCGGTGCACTACAAGGGCAAGTCGATCGCCGAGGTGCTGCAGATGCCGATCGAGGAGGCCGCGGAGTTCTTCGCGCCGATCTCGTCGATCCACCGCTACCTCAAGACGCTCGTCGACGTCGGCCTCGGCTACGTGCGGCTCGGGCAGTCCGCCACGACGCTCTCGGGCGGCGAGGCGCAGCGCGTGAAGCTCGCGACCGAGCTCCAGCGCCGCACCTCCGGCCGCGCGATCTACGTGCTCGACGAGCCCACCACCGGCCTGCACTTCGACGACGTGCGCAAGCTGCTCGAGGTGCTCGACGGGCTCGTCGAGAAGGGCAACACCGTGCTGACGATCGAGCATTCGCTCGACGTCATCAAGTCGGCCGACTGGGTGATCGACCTCGGCCCCGAGGGCGGCTCCGGCGGCGGCACGATCGTCGCGACCGGCACGCCCGAGGAGCTCGCGGAGGTGCCCGAGAGCTACACCGGCAGCTTCCTCAAGGAGATGCTGGGCGCGGGAGTCCGATGA